One part of the Candidatus Latescibacterota bacterium genome encodes these proteins:
- a CDS encoding ATP-dependent Clp protease ATP-binding subunit — MNDKFTERVRKVIYLARDEANRLQHDYIGTEHLLLGIAREGEGIAAKVLQKLDLDMDQIQQAIENLVKPTGGTLTLGEIPLTPRAKRVLELSVEEARLLGHNYVGTEHLLLGLIREGEGVAARVLLELGVDRKRVREEIMKILHQGGGSSASGKQVSAKSESPTLDQFGRDLTELARENKLDPIIGREREMHRIIQILCRRKKNNPVLIGEPGVGKTAIIEGLAQQIVSNQVPELLKDKRITTLDLASVVAGTKYRGQFEERLKNIINEIRDNDQIIIFIDEIHTIVGAGGAEGAIDASNMLKPALARGEIQCIGATTLDEYRKHIEKDGALERRFQSILINPPTEEETVEIIMGLRDKYEAHHRTKFEKDAIKQAVYLSQRYVQGRFLPDKAIDVIDEAGARARLNITTIPDNLRDVEKKIEEISKEKESAIQSQEFEKAASFRDQEKQLKEDLKDRKREWVESRQEQESVVTSQDIASVISDMTGIPVSDVEEEETVKLLNLEDELRKRVIGQEPALMAIAKAVRRNRAGLRDPRRPIGSFVFLGPTGVGKTELARTLSATLFESEDALIQIDMSEYMEKFAISRLVGAPPGYVGYEEGGQLTEKVRRKPYSVVLLDEIEKAHPDVFNLLLQILEEGSITDSFGRRIDFKNTVLIMTSNAGAKDIKGKKAFGFALDGENVDSGYDHMKNKIMEAARQIFNPEFINRIDEMIVFRQLEKHDLMLIIDILLSDLYSRLDSMTLDFEVTTSAKEFIIEKGYDPTLGARPLKRSIQRLLEDPLSEKMLGGEISRNSKLKISADPGSEKLIFENLELPAKAKPE, encoded by the coding sequence ATGAATGACAAGTTTACCGAACGAGTAAGAAAAGTCATTTACCTCGCGAGGGATGAAGCAAACAGGTTGCAGCACGATTATATCGGGACGGAACATCTCCTGCTCGGGATCGCCAGGGAAGGTGAAGGAATCGCGGCGAAGGTACTCCAGAAACTGGATCTCGATATGGATCAGATACAGCAGGCTATTGAGAATCTTGTCAAACCGACAGGCGGGACCCTTACGCTGGGCGAAATACCACTGACACCCAGGGCAAAGAGAGTACTCGAACTATCTGTCGAGGAAGCAAGACTTCTGGGGCATAACTATGTCGGGACCGAGCATCTCCTTCTGGGTCTGATAAGAGAGGGCGAAGGAGTGGCTGCCAGGGTTCTTCTAGAGCTCGGAGTCGACCGGAAGAGGGTCCGCGAAGAGATAATGAAGATACTCCATCAGGGTGGGGGCAGTTCCGCATCCGGAAAGCAGGTCAGCGCGAAGAGCGAATCTCCTACTCTCGACCAGTTCGGCAGAGACCTTACCGAGCTTGCCAGGGAAAACAAGCTCGATCCGATCATAGGCAGAGAGCGCGAGATGCACCGGATCATTCAGATCCTCTGCAGGCGAAAGAAGAATAACCCCGTTCTGATCGGTGAACCTGGTGTCGGCAAGACGGCGATCATCGAGGGCCTTGCGCAACAGATAGTCTCCAATCAGGTCCCAGAACTTCTCAAAGACAAGAGGATTACGACGCTCGACCTTGCATCTGTAGTGGCAGGAACAAAATACAGAGGACAGTTCGAGGAACGTCTGAAGAATATTATTAACGAGATCAGGGATAACGATCAAATCATCATCTTCATCGATGAGATTCACACTATCGTAGGAGCAGGCGGCGCGGAAGGTGCGATCGATGCTTCCAATATGCTGAAACCCGCGCTGGCCAGAGGTGAGATACAGTGTATCGGAGCGACCACTCTTGATGAGTACAGGAAGCATATCGAAAAGGATGGAGCCCTGGAAAGAAGGTTCCAGTCGATTCTGATCAATCCTCCGACAGAGGAAGAGACAGTAGAGATAATAATGGGTCTTCGGGATAAATACGAAGCTCACCACAGGACCAAGTTCGAAAAGGATGCTATAAAGCAGGCGGTCTATCTTTCCCAGCGATATGTGCAGGGAAGGTTCCTGCCCGACAAGGCTATCGACGTCATCGATGAAGCCGGCGCCCGAGCCAGGCTGAATATAACAACGATCCCGGATAATCTTAGAGATGTTGAGAAGAAGATCGAAGAGATATCCAAGGAAAAGGAATCGGCCATCCAGTCTCAGGAGTTTGAAAAAGCCGCTTCGTTCCGTGATCAGGAAAAACAGTTGAAGGAAGATTTGAAGGACAGAAAGAGAGAATGGGTCGAGAGCAGACAGGAGCAGGAATCTGTCGTTACCAGCCAGGATATCGCCAGTGTGATCTCGGATATGACGGGTATCCCTGTATCGGATGTCGAAGAGGAAGAGACTGTCAAGCTTCTTAACCTCGAAGACGAGCTCAGGAAGAGAGTGATCGGACAGGAACCTGCACTGATGGCTATAGCGAAGGCTGTTCGCCGAAACAGGGCCGGGTTGAGAGATCCGAGGCGCCCGATCGGCTCGTTTGTGTTCCTGGGACCTACAGGCGTAGGAAAGACCGAGCTGGCAAGGACCCTCTCCGCCACCCTTTTCGAGAGTGAAGATGCCTTGATCCAGATAGATATGTCCGAATATATGGAGAAGTTCGCCATATCCAGGCTGGTCGGAGCTCCTCCTGGATATGTCGGGTATGAGGAAGGTGGACAGCTCACCGAGAAGGTGAGAAGAAAGCCATATTCCGTGGTATTGCTCGACGAGATCGAAAAGGCACATCCAGACGTGTTCAACCTGTTGCTACAGATCCTCGAGGAAGGAAGTATCACTGATTCCTTCGGGAGGCGGATAGATTTCAAGAACACGGTCCTGATAATGACCTCGAACGCCGGCGCAAAGGATATCAAGGGCAAGAAAGCTTTTGGATTTGCTCTCGACGGTGAGAATGTCGATAGCGGATACGACCACATGAAGAACAAGATCATGGAGGCTGCCCGTCAGATATTCAACCCGGAATTCATCAACAGGATAGACGAAATGATAGTTTTCAGGCAGCTTGAAAAACACGATCTGATGTTGATAATCGATATTCTTCTTTCGGATCTCTATTCGAGACTCGATTCAATGACACTCGATTTTGAAGTCACGACCTCTGCCAAGGAATTCATTATCGAAAAGGGATACGATCCGACACTGGGAGCCAGGCCGCTCAAGAGATCCATCCAGAGGCTTCTGGAGGATCCACTCAGTGAGAAGATGCTCGGTGGTGAGATATCCAGGAATTCCAAGCTCAAGATCTCTGCGGATCCGGGATCGGAAAAACTG